The following are encoded together in the Etheostoma spectabile isolate EspeVRDwgs_2016 unplaced genomic scaffold, UIUC_Espe_1.0 scaffold325, whole genome shotgun sequence genome:
- the nudcd3 gene encoding nudC domain-containing protein 3, with the protein MASPLQMTEMYDNALLGILQHVGNIQDFLQVYFGFLYRKTDFYRLLSGPSEKMGFPPGVAEKMVFKTFKLFEKLAEHDRERLQSELQKREEGLCAPPAVQELEIRDQEEPGTEEGSPGEGPAPPSSSGATADPPPDRGGVGGPGPVARGDQEAAAGETPTEKTQEKFQADPDSYNGAVRENYSWSQDYTDVEVRVFVPKTVVKGRQVRVSLQTGSLQVCVREGAEEKTLMEGQFTHKINTENSLWSLEPGHCVVLSLSKTSEVWWNAVLKGEQEIDIDKINRERSMATVDEEEHAVLDRLSFDYHQKLQGKPQSHEMKVHDMLKKGWDAEGSPFRGQQFDPSMFDIPPSAVQF; encoded by the exons ATGGCGTCGCCTCTGCAGATGACAGAGATGTACGACAACGCTCTGCTCGGGATCCTGCAGCACGTCGGAAACATCCAGGACTTCCTCCAGGTCTACTTCGGGTTTCTGTACCGCAAGACGGACTTCTACCGCCTGCTGTCGGGTCCCAGCGAGAAGATGGGCTTCCCCCCCGGGGTGGCGGAGAAGATGGTGTTTAAG ACGTTCAAGCTGTTTGAGAAGCTGGCGGAGCACGACCGAGAGCGGCTGCAGAGCGAGCtgcagaagagagaggagggtcTCTGTGCCCCCCCGGCGGTTCAGGAGCTGGAGATCAGGGACCAGGAGGAGCCGGGCACAGAGGAGGGCTCTCCCGGGGAGGGTCCtgctcctccttcctcctcggGAGCTACCGCTGACCCCCCACCCGACAGGGGCGGCGTTGGTGGTCCGGGTCCGGTGGCTCGGGGAGACCAGGAGGCTGCAGCCGGGGAGACCCCAACAGAAAA GACTCAGGAGAAGTTCCAGGCGGACCCCGACAGTTACAACGGGGCTGTGAGGGAAAACTACAGCTGGTCTCAGGACTACACGGACGTGGAGGTCCGAGTGTTTGTGCCCAAGACGGTTGTTAAAGGCCGACAG GTCAGAGTCAGTCTGCAGACCGGCAgcttgcaggtgtgtgtgagggagggaGCCGAGGAGAAGACACTGATGGAGGGACAGTTCACCCACAAGATCAACACTGAGAACTCCCTGTGGAGTCTGGAGCCTGGACACTGCGTGGtg CTGTCGCTCAGCAAGACCTCGGAGGTTTGGTGGAACGCGGTGCTGAAAGGAGAACAGGAGATCGACATCGACAAAATCAACCGCGAACGCTCCATGGCAACGGTTGACGAGGAGGAGCACGCCGTTCTGGACCGACTCTCCTTCGACTACCACCAGAAGCTGCAGGGCAAACCCCAGAGTCACGAAATG AAAGTGCACGACATGCTGAAGAAGGGCTGGGACGCTGAAGGCTCGCCCTTCAGAGGGCAGCAGTTCGACCCCTCCATGTTCGACATCCCGCCCAGCGCCGTGCAGTTCTGA